One Aegilops tauschii subsp. strangulata cultivar AL8/78 chromosome 7, Aet v6.0, whole genome shotgun sequence genomic window carries:
- the LOC120969181 gene encoding protein FAR1-RELATED SEQUENCE 5-like: MYLPSTSYIGPSTTINSGAGTSTAGSSERTEDAFHQPANTHATNNAESVSEMAIVPAIPTSTPMHTSTSNTQVGETAADTEVNDETDDEAQGDEDGGQSEIMVPQPPYLGQRFDSFEDAKEFYQTYAKFHGFAVNTAYHRKIKKTNKYSRGEMRCYKARRNKKGKGDVPWVVTEYFDEHNHELIKKFDLILSLIHSKKGSLSSMPYLPADITNLKAKYLRESKLADIEATIAYFDEKAKEDQDFFYRIRLDDEDRVRNMYWVDGIEEVFPLAVHRHCRWHIIKKAEETLGSFFADRPDLHKAFELCVDHSLTVEEFERSWMAMIETYQVQDHETLASLWEKRMYWVPAYFMQCFFPFLQTTQRSEGFNAVLKRYVSPGNSLLQFAKQYTALQQKILGSELQQEANTALKQPKLLTYLPMERQMSKIYTNTIFNKSVSSVTILFAQIMKVPGAM; encoded by the exons ATGTACCTGCCATCAACGTCGTACATAG GACCTTCAACTACAATTAACAGCGGCGCGGGGACATCTACTGCGGGGAGCTCTGAGCGCACGGAAGACGCGTTCCACCAGCCAGCCAACACTCATGCCACAAACAATGCCGAGTCAGTGTCGGAAATGGCAATCGTGCCAGCAATACCGACAAGCACACCTATGCACACCAGCACAAGCAACACTCAAGTAGGTGAAACAGCCGCCGATACTGAAGTGAATGATGAAACCGATGACGAAGCACAAGGGGATGAAGATGGTGGGCAATCAGAAATCATGGTACCCCAGCCACCGTATCTTGGGCAGAGATTTGATTCGTTTGAAGACGCAAAGGAATTCTACCAGACATATGCAAAGTTCCATGGGTTTGCGGTCAACACCGCATACCATAGGAAAATTAAAAAAACTAACAAGTACAGCAGAGGTGAGATGAGGTGCTACAAGGCACGAAGAAACAAGAAGGGCAAAGGTGATGTGCCT TGGGTGGTCACTGAATATTTTGACGAGCACAACCACGAGCTAATAAAGAAGTTTGACCTG ATACTCTCCCTCATCCACAGCAAAAAGGGGTCTCTGAGTAGCATGCCCTACCTACCAGCAGACATCACAAACCTAAAGGCAAAGTACCTTAGAGAAAGCAAGTTGGCTGACATAGAAGCCACGATAGCCTACTTCGATGAGAAAGCGAAAGAAGATCAAGATTTCTTCTACAGGATAAGATTGGACGATGAGGACCGTGTCAGGAACATGTATTGGGTGGATG GCATAGAGGAGGTATTTCCGTTGGCAGTGCACAGGCACTGCAGGTGGCACATTATAAAGAAGGCTGAGGAGACACTAGGATCGTTCTTTGCTGACCGTCCAGACCTGCATAAGGCATTCGAGCTGTGCGTGGACCACAGCTTGACGGTGGAGGAGTTTGAAAGGAGCTGGATGGCTATGATTGAAACATATCAAGTCCAAGACCACGAGACGCTTGCTAGCTTGTGGGAGAAGCGAATGTACTGGGTGCCGGCCTACTTCATGCAGTGCTTCTTCCCGTTTCTGCAGACTACACAGCGCAGTGAGGGGTTCAATGCTGTTTTGAAGCGGTACGTGAGCCCTGGCAACTCATTGCTACAGTTTGCCAAGCAGTACACCGCTTTGCAACAAAAAATACTGGGATCCGAGCTACAGCAAGAAGCAAACACCGCGCTCAAGCAGCCAAAATTGCTAACGTATTTACCAATGGAGAGGCAGATGAGCAAGATATACACCAACACGATTTTTAACAAGTCAGTCAGTTCTGTTACAATCTTATTTGCACAAATCATGAAGGTACCAGGTGCCATGTAG